GCCTGCGGCCCCACAGCCGGGCAACTGCAGGAACGGGACGCCTCGGCTTCGGCGTCGCCGTCGGGCACCGGACGTGTTGCTGCCGAGCCGTCCCGCACCGCCTATCCCGCCCGGCCGCCGGCACCCGTCCCGGCAACCACCGCTCCGCCGACGCGGGTGGGTGTCACCGGCAGCCAGGCAGGCATGCCGCAGCCGGTCCAGGATGCCTGCCAGTGGCTCCTTCGCCGGGATCCGGAGCCGGCGTCCGGCGCCGAAGCCGGGACCTGCGTCTCCGCCGCCATGGCCGCGGGCGGAGGCGGCGTCCAGACCCTTCGGACGGACACCAGCTGGCTCCCGGCCGGCACGTACAGCGTCCGGTTCGCCACCGGGCCTGACTTTGCCATGACCCTGCAGGACACGGATGCGGACCTCTCCATCACCATCCGCGAGGGGCAGCGGGTGCTGCACAAGGAGAACCAGGACATCTCCGCGGACCGGGACGGCACGGCTGAAGAGGCCTCTGCGGCGATCCTTGCCGACGCCGCCGAGTTGACCGTTCGGCCGGAGAAAGTGGCCGCACTGCTCGCACCGGCGGAAGAGGTCGCCGTCCGGTACGGGGTAGTGCTCGACGGGGAGCCCTGCACACAGATCAGCGGCAGCTTCGACACTGGGGATTCCGACACCGGGGATTTCGACACCGGGGATGCGCAGCAGCGAGGAAACGAAACCGGACCTCCGGCCAGCTCATCCGCGGTGCTTCCGGCCGGGTCCTTTTCACTCTGCCTTGATGATTTTTACCGGCCCGTAAAGATTGAAATCACCGGCCTGAACCAGGGCATCACCTCGCAGATCACCGCTGTCAACGCCCAGTGGGGCACCCGCCCGCTCTCCTGAACCGAGGGTCGAAGGGTTTCCTGCCGGTCCCCGAAATGCGCTAGTATGGGTTGCTGGCCGAATGTACGGCCGATAAAGCTTTCAACCACACTGTGCCTGGCAAAATCCAGGCACCAAAAGAAGGTAAAACTGTGAAGTCTGATATCCACCCCAAGTATGCTCCGGTTGTCTTCCGTGACCTCGCGTCCGACACCGCTTTCCTGACGGCCTCCACCGCCACCTCCTCCAAGACGATCGAGTGGGAAGACGGAAACACCTACCCGCTCATCGAGGTGGAAATCTCCTCTGCATCGCACCCGTTCTACACGGGCAAGCAGCGCATCATGGACTCCGCCGGCCGCGTGGAGCGCTTCAACGCCCGCTTCAAGGGCTTCGGCGCGAAGAAGTAGCCAGTAACGGAAATACAGCAGTACTTAGAGAAAGGTCCGCCGGCATCAGCCCGGCGGGCCTTTCCCTGTAACAGGGGGCCGTGCGGTCCCGGCAGAGCGGTTCGGAGCTAAGGAGTCTTGATGGCAAGCACGGATAACAACGGACGCCGGCACGGGGAATACAAAGTTCCCGGCGGCAAACTTGTTGTAGTGGACCTGGAAGTCCGTGACGGCAGGCTGGCCGACGTCTCCCTTGGCGGCGACTTCTTCCTGGAACCTGATGAAGCACTCGGGGATATCAATGCCGCCCTCGAGGGGCTGCCTGCCGAGACGACGTTCGGTGATATTGCCGCGGCCGTCCGCTCCCGCTTGTCCCCGGATGCGGTTTTCTTCGGCTTCTCGCCCGAAGCCGTGGCCACCACCGTGCGCCGCGCCCTGGGCAAGGCCACCGGCTGGGGCGACCACCAGTGGGAGATCATCCCGCCCACCCCGCTGTCCACACACATGCATGTAGCCATGGACGAGGTCCTGGCGGAGGAAGTGGGCGCCGGCAAGCGCAATCCCACGCTCCGGTTCTGGGAATGGGAGTCGCCTTCAGTGGTGATCGGCAGCTTCCAGTCCCTGAAGAACGAGGTGGATCCGGAGGGAGCGGAACGGCACGGCGTCACCGTAGTCCGGCGCATCACCGGCGGCGGTGCCATGTTCATGGAGCACGGCAACGCCATCACCTACTCCCTCTACGTTCCCCAGTCCTTGGTGGACGGACTGAGCTTCGCGGATTCCTACCCCTTCCTGGACGGCTGGGTGATGGAATCCCTGAAGAAGCTCGGAATCTCCGCCTGGTACGTTCCGCTGAACGACATTGCCACGGACCAGGGCAAGATCGGCGGTGCCGCGCAGAAGCGATTCAGCAGCGGCGGCATGCTGCACCACGTCACCATGTCCTACAACATCGACGCGGACAAGATGGTGGAGGTGCTGCGCATCGGCAAGGAAAAGCTCTCCGACAAGGGCACCACGAGCGCCAAGAAGCGGGTGGACCCGCTGAAGCGGCAGACCGGGCTTTCCCGTGAAGACATCATTGACACCATGATGGACACCTTCGCCACGCGTTACGGCGCCGTGGAGGCGTCGATCTCCGACGAGGAGCTTGCCCTCGCGGAGCAGAAGGTCGCCGAAAAGTTCGACACCCCGGAGTGGCTGAGCCGCGTCCCCTAACCCGCGGGCCTGCGGACCGTCGAACTACCCCGGCGGCGGTCCGTAGGCCTAGACTGCGGACATGGAGAAAAAGTCGCTGACCGCCCTCGCCCGCCAACACATGGAATCCTCACGGCAGGCGGCCAGCGGACGCAGCGCCTCCACCGTCTACGGCGGGCACGAGCACGTGCTGCGGCAAACCGTGATCGCCCTCCGGGCCGGGTTTGTTATGGACGAGCATGAGAATCCGGGCGAGGCTACGGTCTATGTCCTCAAGGGCCGGGTTGCCCTGGCTTCGGAGGGAAACACCTGGGACGGCTCCGCGGGAGACCTGCTGATTGTTCCGCAGGCACGGCACTCCGTCGAGGCCCTGGAGGACTCGGCCATCCTCCTCACCGTCGCCAAGCCGCAGCTGGCCTGATCCCAGGCCTGCTGCGGCGGCACCTGCCTCCCCGGACCTACAGTCCGGCCGCCTGGACGCGCAGGGACCGAAGCAGCTGGTCCTGCTGCTCGATGATAATCCGCCGCAGCGCACCCGGCGCGTCGGGATGGAGCTCCAGCCATTCGACCGATTTCTGCACTACCGGATGGTCGGCCGGCGCTATGCCGGCTGCTGCGTCCTGGTGCCCCGGGTAGAGCCCGCCGACCACGCGTGAGGCCAGCTCGATGCTGCGCGCGGACCAGACCCCGGTAAGTGAGGCGAAATAGTCCTCTACGTATCCGTCCAGCAGCTCGTGGCTGCCCAGGCCGAACCCGGTGATCGTGGCGGACAGCAGTTCGTTGGAGAGGCTGTCGGACTTCACTGCTGCCTGCCATGCCGCTGCCTTTACCTCCGGATCCGGGAAGGCAGCCGCAGCGGTGGTGTGGCCCACCCGGCCCGACGCCGTGGTGTCCCGTTCCAGTTCCGCGTCCAGTTCCGCGCGGGTCGCGGAATCAGTGGCCGCAAGGGCCACCCACAGGCGCCAGCGAAGATCGGAATCCACTGCCAGGCCTTCGATGCCGGCGCTGCCGTCCAGCAGTCCGCGCAGCAGCTGGTTGTAGGTGCTGCTGCGCCGCCCGGCACCGGCGGCGGCCCGGGCCCAGATGATCTGCCGGTCGCTGCCAGGTGCGGCCGTCTTCAACTGCTCGGCAATATGCGCGTAGAACTCCTCGCGCAATCCGTCCCGCCGCGACGTCGGTGCGTAGTACTCGATGGCGCTGAGGGCGTTGTCCAGCAGTACCTGCAGGACGCCTGCACCGCTTTCCTGCGGCGCCACCCGCTGGACCAGCCGGACGTAGTCCTTGGCACTGAGGACACCGTCACGGACGCTGTTCCACAGAGCTGACAGGGTGATGGCCCGGGCCAGGGGATCGCTGAGCCGGTGCAGGGACTCCAGCAGGGTGCCCAGCGACGCGTCGTCAAAGCGGATCTTGGCGTAGGTAAGGTCCTCGTCGTTGAGCAGCAGGAGGGCCGGACGCTGCCTGCCGAGCAGTTCAGGTACCTCCGTCCGTGCACCGGCGACGTCCAGTTCCACGCTGTCGATGCGGACCAGGGCGCCGGCGTCGTCGAAATCGTACAGGCCGACGCGGAGCCGGTGCGGCCGGGGGACCTGTTCTCCGCTGACCGGATCCGGAGCATTCTGCCGGATGACCACGGAAGTGTAGGCACCGGCGTCGTCGGTTTCGGTCTCCGGAACCAGGACCGGAACGCCAGCGGTCTGGAGCCACCGGCTGGACCACAGCGCCATGTCCCTGCCGGACGCAGCTTCCAGTGCGCCGAGGAGATCCGCGAGCGTGGTGTTGCCGAAGGCATGGGCCCGGAAGTATCCCCGGGCGGCTTCGATAAAGGTATCGAACCCGACGTAGGCCACCAGCTGCTTGAGCACCGAGGCACCCTTGGCATACGTGATGCCGTCGAAGTTCTGCTTCGCCGCCTCCAGGTCGGGAATGTCCGCCACGATGGGGTGCGTGGTGGGCAGCTGGTCCTGGACATAGGCCCAGGCCTTGCGCCGGTTCGCGAAGCTGACCCACGAGTTGGTGAAATCGGTGGCACGGTCCACGGCCAGGGCGCCCATGTAGTCCGCGAAGGACTCCTTGAGCCACAGGTCGTCCCACCATTTCATGGTCACCAGGTCGCCGAACCACATATGCGCCATCTCGTGCAGGATGGTGTTCGCCCGTGCCTCGTACTGCGCCTCCGTGGCCCGGGACCGGAACACGTATGCCTCCGTGAAGGTCACCAGGCCGGGATTCTCCATGGCGCCGAGGTTGTACTCGGGGACGAAGGCCGAATCGTACTTCCCGAAGGGATACGGGAAGGCAAAGAGGTGGTGGAAGTAGTCCAGTCCCCGCTTCGTGACCGCGAAGATGTTTTCCGCGTCAAAATACCCGGCCAGGGAGGAACGGCAGTACGCAGCCAGCGGAACGTGCAGGTCGGTGCCGTCGTCGAGCCGGATGGACCACTCGTCCTGGGCTCGGTGGTACGGCCCGGCGAGGACCGTGGTGATGTAGGTGGAGATGCGCTGGGTGGGGGCGAACTTCCACCGGCTCAAGCTGCCGTCACCCAGCGGCGTCCGCTGCGTTTCGACGCCGTTGGAGGCCACTTCCCAGCCGGTCGGCGCCGTTACGGTGAAACTGAAGGATGCCTTCAGGTCCGGCTGCTCAAAGTCGGCAAACACGCGCCGCGCGTCGGCGGGCTCGTACTGCGTGTAGAGGTAGGTCTGCCCGTCCGCCGGGTCGCGGAAGCGGTGCAGGCCCTCGCCGCTGCGGCTGTAGAGGGCCGTGCCGTCCACGGTGACGGTGTTTTGCTCCTGCAGGCCGGGCAGGTGGATCCGGGAATCCTCCACAACATCCGCGAGGTCCAGCTCGACGCCGTTCAGGACCACCGAGGACACCCCGCCGTGGATGAAGTCCAGGAACGTCCCGGCACCGGGCTCTGAACAGTCGAAGGTTATGGTGCTTCGCGACCGGAATCCTGCGGCATCCTGGTCCAGGGCATTGCCCAGGTCCAGATGGACGTCGTAGGAGGTCACGGACAGCAGGCGGGACCGCAGAGCGGCTTCGTCACGGCTCAGGTTCTGGTTAGGCACCTGTTCATTCAATCACTTCTGCCGGCCCCGGCGTTGCCGCATGACGTGGCCGGCTCCGCAGGCGGCTCCCAACCGCTGCTGCCTGCAATCGTTCCATCACTGCCGTGAAGGACAACGAGGCCAGCACTATGAAATACGGCGCGTAGAGATAGAGGAACCGTGCACGGGCCTCGAAGAGCAAAAGGAACAGGAGCAATCCGAGCAGTGCAATCCGCATTGCCGAAAGCTCCGGGCGCAGGAGGCGGGGCGTCCGCAGGAACAACGGCACGGCCACGAGGGCAAGGACCGCGAACCAGGCTCCCTGCCAGAGGGAGAGCATCCATTGAAAGTTCGGACGGGTATTGCCGAACAGGTCCTGGATGCTTTGGTCTGCGGGGCGGGACGAAAGGAAATCCTCCCCGGTCAGCACTCCTTCGCCCCAGGAGAAGAAGGACCCGTCACCGGTGATCCACGCCAGCTTGTGGTGAAGGAAGACCACGTAGCCGCCCGGTCCCATGGCGGACACCCGGTTCTGGTAGGCCTGCAGGCCGTGCCGGAATTTCTCCTTTTCGCCGGTGATGGAAACCGTGCTCTGGTAATCACCCTCGTTGTATGTGCCGTAGTAGGGACCGTGGGGTCCCTGCGTGGTGCCTGCACCGACCTTCAGGAAATGCCCCGGGTTCATCGTGTGGGGATTGTCTTTGATATCGAACGCAATGACCGGGGTCTGTTGTTCAAACGCCGCAATCAGCCGGTTGCCGGCGAAGAAGCTCCCGCCAACAACCACAATTGCCAGAATCAGGACTGCGGAGTTCCTCCGGGAAGCGAGCAGGCATACCGCCGTGACGCCGGCAGCCACGAGGCAGATCAGCACGGTGGGTTTGATTCCGTAGCCCACTGCGGCCACCGCGCCCGCAAGGATCCACAGCGGCACGCGGACGGTAAGCCGGGCCCAACGGCGGGACGCAAGCAGCAGGCAGAGGATCAGGACGGTGAACAGCACGCCCGCGGTGTCCGAGTAAAGCACTCCCGCCCACGGGGAGAGAACCAGGAAGACAGTTGCCGGCAGCAGCGAAACGGCGGCGGCCGTCCGGCCGCCCAGCATGCGTACCGCGCAGTAGGTCAGCACCGTCCCGGCGAAGAGCACCAACCCGTTGAGGAACGCCGTGATCATTCCCAGGTCCTGATAGCCGAGCGAGAGCGCGAGCTCGTAGTACGCCGCTACCAGCAGCACCAAAAGCAGGTTGTTCGGGTTGGTCTCGAAATAGGGAGTTACGGAGTCAGCCGTTTTGCCTGCCAGTCCGGCGGCCGCATCGGCGATCGCATGCACATCCCAGTCCGGGGGAAGCCGGACGGCGTAGGCCACCCGCATCTGCAGGGCCAGCAGCAGGGCCCAGACCGCTGCCCACGTCAGGTACGCCCAGACGCGGTGCCGCACAGCCAGCGGCGCCGCTTTCTTCAGCAGCCAATACAGGCCGGCCATCAGCACGGGCACGGACGCCGCGGCGAGAAGGGCCCACCCGGTGCGGTACCGCGAAATGCCGTAATGCGGGTCGACCACGTTGGTCAGCAGGGCCCACAGGATCAACGCACAGAGAACCAGGCCGGCGGCAGCCGGCAAGTTCGCAAGCCGCGAGCGGGTTCGCAAAGACGCGGCATGACGCCGTTGGACGCTGTCGACGGTGTGTTGTGCAACGCCTTCTCCGGACATGGCTCACGGGTCCTAGTTGGGTCGGCGGGGGAGTTGGGCCCGGTCCCACTATCCGGCCAGCAGCACCGCCGCGGCTAGGCCCAGCCCGGATATCAGGGCCCACGAGGTCAACGCTGCTGCCGCCGCACGGAAACCGGAGGCGAAGAGTGTCCTCACCCGGACACCGGCCCCCAGCGCAAACAATGCCGCGGCAAACAGCAGTTCCTGCAGGACGGCGGCGGTTTCCAGCGCCGCCTCAGGCAGCACTCCCCAGGTGCGGACCAGGATCAGCGCGAGGAACCCGAGAACAAACAAGGGGACCAGCGGAGGGCGCTTGCCCTGCACCGGAACCTGCGCCTCTGCACGCCGGGCCAGCAGTCCGGCGGCTGCGGTCATCGGTGCCAGCAGCACTACCCGCGCCAGTTTCACGACGACGGCCACCGCCAGGGCCGCGGTTCCTGCGGTCTGCGCCGTGGCGACTACCTGTCCGACGTCGTGCACGGACGCCCCGGCCCATGCGCCGAAAACTTCCGCCGGCAGGTCCAGCACCCTGCCGGCCAACGGCAGCGCCGCAATGGCGAGCGTGCCGCAAAGGGTGACCAGCGCGACCGGTACCACCGTTTCTTCGGTGCGGGTCCTGCGGACTGCGGCCATTGCCCCGATGGCAGAAACGCCGCAGATGGAGAACCCGGCTGCGATGAGCACCGGTTCATCACCCGGAAGGCGGAACAACCGGCAGATGACGTACGTCCCCGCGAACGCCGCCAGCACAAGCGCCACGATCAGCAGCAGTGCTGTCCAGCCCAGTCCGGCGATATCGACCAGCGAGACCTTCAGCCCCAGCAGCACGATTCCGAGGCGGAGGAATTTCCGCGCGGCCAGGGCCAGTCCGGGTTTCCAGGAACCGACGGCTTGGGCCGCGGTACCGGGTAGGTTCGCCGCCAGCAGGCCCAGCACAACTGCGGCTGTCAGGACAGGTACCGCGGGCAGGAGCTGATGCACCAGGAAGGACGCGGCGACGGCGGCCGCAGCGGTCAGCAGCCCGGGGACAGTGCGTTGCAGGCGGGCAGGCCGGGAGGACGGCACGGGGGAGGAGGCAGCGCGGGAATCTGGCACGTTTACACCCTGCCGCAGTCACGGCAGTTATCCAAAGCGCTCAGGCTTTCGGCCTTCCCGAGCCAGGCCTGCCCGCGGTTGGCATACTGCTCCCACGGCCTG
This genomic stretch from Arthrobacter sp. zg-Y1110 harbors:
- a CDS encoding type B 50S ribosomal protein L31, whose amino-acid sequence is MKSDIHPKYAPVVFRDLASDTAFLTASTATSSKTIEWEDGNTYPLIEVEISSASHPFYTGKQRIMDSAGRVERFNARFKGFGAKK
- a CDS encoding biotin/lipoate A/B protein ligase family protein — encoded protein: MASTDNNGRRHGEYKVPGGKLVVVDLEVRDGRLADVSLGGDFFLEPDEALGDINAALEGLPAETTFGDIAAAVRSRLSPDAVFFGFSPEAVATTVRRALGKATGWGDHQWEIIPPTPLSTHMHVAMDEVLAEEVGAGKRNPTLRFWEWESPSVVIGSFQSLKNEVDPEGAERHGVTVVRRITGGGAMFMEHGNAITYSLYVPQSLVDGLSFADSYPFLDGWVMESLKKLGISAWYVPLNDIATDQGKIGGAAQKRFSSGGMLHHVTMSYNIDADKMVEVLRIGKEKLSDKGTTSAKKRVDPLKRQTGLSREDIIDTMMDTFATRYGAVEASISDEELALAEQKVAEKFDTPEWLSRVP
- a CDS encoding cupin domain-containing protein, coding for MEKKSLTALARQHMESSRQAASGRSASTVYGGHEHVLRQTVIALRAGFVMDEHENPGEATVYVLKGRVALASEGNTWDGSAGDLLIVPQARHSVEALEDSAILLTVAKPQLA
- the pepN gene encoding aminopeptidase N, whose protein sequence is MPNQNLSRDEAALRSRLLSVTSYDVHLDLGNALDQDAAGFRSRSTITFDCSEPGAGTFLDFIHGGVSSVVLNGVELDLADVVEDSRIHLPGLQEQNTVTVDGTALYSRSGEGLHRFRDPADGQTYLYTQYEPADARRVFADFEQPDLKASFSFTVTAPTGWEVASNGVETQRTPLGDGSLSRWKFAPTQRISTYITTVLAGPYHRAQDEWSIRLDDGTDLHVPLAAYCRSSLAGYFDAENIFAVTKRGLDYFHHLFAFPYPFGKYDSAFVPEYNLGAMENPGLVTFTEAYVFRSRATEAQYEARANTILHEMAHMWFGDLVTMKWWDDLWLKESFADYMGALAVDRATDFTNSWVSFANRRKAWAYVQDQLPTTHPIVADIPDLEAAKQNFDGITYAKGASVLKQLVAYVGFDTFIEAARGYFRAHAFGNTTLADLLGALEAASGRDMALWSSRWLQTAGVPVLVPETETDDAGAYTSVVIRQNAPDPVSGEQVPRPHRLRVGLYDFDDAGALVRIDSVELDVAGARTEVPELLGRQRPALLLLNDEDLTYAKIRFDDASLGTLLESLHRLSDPLARAITLSALWNSVRDGVLSAKDYVRLVQRVAPQESGAGVLQVLLDNALSAIEYYAPTSRRDGLREEFYAHIAEQLKTAAPGSDRQIIWARAAAGAGRRSSTYNQLLRGLLDGSAGIEGLAVDSDLRWRLWVALAATDSATRAELDAELERDTTASGRVGHTTAAAAFPDPEVKAAAWQAAVKSDSLSNELLSATITGFGLGSHELLDGYVEDYFASLTGVWSARSIELASRVVGGLYPGHQDAAAGIAPADHPVVQKSVEWLELHPDAPGALRRIIIEQQDQLLRSLRVQAAGL
- a CDS encoding YeiH family protein — translated: MPDSRAASSPVPSSRPARLQRTVPGLLTAAAAVAASFLVHQLLPAVPVLTAAVVLGLLAANLPGTAAQAVGSWKPGLALAARKFLRLGIVLLGLKVSLVDIAGLGWTALLLIVALVLAAFAGTYVICRLFRLPGDEPVLIAAGFSICGVSAIGAMAAVRRTRTEETVVPVALVTLCGTLAIAALPLAGRVLDLPAEVFGAWAGASVHDVGQVVATAQTAGTAALAVAVVVKLARVVLLAPMTAAAGLLARRAEAQVPVQGKRPPLVPLFVLGFLALILVRTWGVLPEAALETAAVLQELLFAAALFALGAGVRVRTLFASGFRAAAAALTSWALISGLGLAAAVLLAG